ATCGACTTCGTTAGGAATAGCAGGCATTTCGGCTCGAGATCTCCGATAGATGACGTTCACTTCTTTAGCCCCCAGACGCAAAGCTGAGCGGGCAGCATCAACCGCAGCGTTTCCCCCACCGATGACAGCAACCTTATTCCCAAGCGACACCTTCACACCGGAATTCACTTGTTTCAGGAAATCAAGGGCATATATCACGCCTTTGGTGTCTTCCCCCGGTATGCCCATCTTCTGGCTAACCCAGGCACCGGTAGCCAAGAAGATCGCTTTGTATCCATTGCCGAATATTTCATTGAGGTCTCTCACTAGAGTATTCGTCTTGATCTCAACTCCCAGTTCCTGCACATAACTGATTTCATCATCGATTATATGCTTAGGCAAACGGTATTCTGGAATACCATACCGCAGCATGCCGCCAGCCTTCTGAGAGGCTTCGAAGACAGTCACTGGGTATCCTTGCCTGACTAGGTCATAGGCACAAGCTATTCCGGCAGGGCCGGATCCAATAATTGCCACTTTTTCCTGCTTCGTCTTTTCTACCGGCGTTGCTTTTACGCGTCCCTCTTTGAGTTCGTAATCGGCCATAAATCGCTTCAGCGCTCTGATAGCTATTGGTTGGTCAACTTTGCCCCGCTCGCATTCGGTCTCGCAGGGATGGGTGCACACCCTCCCACACACGCCGGCAAAGGGCATCGTTCTTCGAAGTACTTCGATGGCCTCCTTGAACTTACCTTGCGAAATAAGTGCCACGTACCCGTGTGCATTCACGCCGGCAGGACACGTAGCTGAGCACGGCGATTTGCCGAGTTTCTCGATGACATACGCGCTAGGTACGGCCTGTGGAAACGGACGGTACGCCGCTTTTCTCTGGCTCAACCCCACATTGAATTCCGATGGCACTGATACTGGACATACTTTCTCACAATCTGAACAACCGTTGCATTCGGCAACGCTGATATACCGGGGTTTCTTTCGTATCTTGACCTTGAAGTTGCCGATGTAACCTGATACTTCAGTTACCTCGCTGTAGGTCATCAGCTCTATGTAAGGATGAGTGCCCGCCAATGTCATTTTTGGCGTGAGGATACAAGCAGAACAGTCCAGTGTCGGGAAAGTCTTATCTAACTGGATCATGTGCCCACCAATGCTGGGTTCCTTCTCCACCAGATAGACTTTATGTTCCGAATCAGCAATCTCGATAGCAGCTTGAATTCCAGCGACACCGCCACCAACAACTAGAGTATTGGGATTGACTGGAACCTCCTTGGTTTCGAGCGGTTCCTGGTAATAGACTCTTCTCACGGAGGCACTTACCAGAGCCTTGGCTTTTTCCGTTGCTTCAGCCGGGTTTTCGGTAACCCAGGATGCGTGTTCACGGATATTTGCCATCTCGAATAGGTAAGGATTGAGCCCCGCTCTCTGCACTGCCCGACGGAAAGTAGGCTCATGCATCTGAGGGGAACACGATGCCACAACCACACGATTCAAGGCAAACTCTTTGATATCTTGCTCAATCCATTCTTGCCCTGGGCCAGAACACATGAACCTGTATTCACGAGCAACTGTGACTGAGTCTAGCCCTGCGACATATTCAACAACTTTCCCGACATCCACCACACCCCCTATGTTGGTACCGCAGTGGCAGACATAGACGCCGATTTTTGGTGTTTCCATGAAAGGCCTCCGATCAGTATGTTAAGTTAACTTAGGTTGATTTTGTTTCTAGCTTGCGTAACTAGTCCGAGAGTTCCTATTCGTAAACAAGGAGCCACACCAGGAACACAAGGCAAAGATACCACACCTGCGAAACGCTGCAGTCTTGGAAACTAATGCAGGTCATCATTGCCTGCTGCGATTTCTCGTTTGCAGATTATAGTCCCCAAATCATAAAGGAGGCGTAAAAATGCAGAAGGAATTATAAAGATTTTGTAAAAATTTTCAGGGAAGATGTCGTGCAACACCCTGTGCCCACAGATGCCGATGAAAAATGATAGAACTTCCGAACGGGTAGTTCTATAGCTATGTTTGGATGACCTGGCTCCCCAACCTGTTCCATAGATAGAACCGTAGATATGGTCTTCAACGCGGTTTTTGCTTTTGGTAGCCAAAAGCC
The window above is part of the Chloroflexota bacterium genome. Proteins encoded here:
- a CDS encoding FAD-dependent oxidoreductase yields the protein METPKIGVYVCHCGTNIGGVVDVGKVVEYVAGLDSVTVAREYRFMCSGPGQEWIEQDIKEFALNRVVVASCSPQMHEPTFRRAVQRAGLNPYLFEMANIREHASWVTENPAEATEKAKALVSASVRRVYYQEPLETKEVPVNPNTLVVGGGVAGIQAAIEIADSEHKVYLVEKEPSIGGHMIQLDKTFPTLDCSACILTPKMTLAGTHPYIELMTYSEVTEVSGYIGNFKVKIRKKPRYISVAECNGCSDCEKVCPVSVPSEFNVGLSQRKAAYRPFPQAVPSAYVIEKLGKSPCSATCPAGVNAHGYVALISQGKFKEAIEVLRRTMPFAGVCGRVCTHPCETECERGKVDQPIAIRALKRFMADYELKEGRVKATPVEKTKQEKVAIIGSGPAGIACAYDLVRQGYPVTVFEASQKAGGMLRYGIPEYRLPKHIIDDEISYVQELGVEIKTNTLVRDLNEIFGNGYKAIFLATGAWVSQKMGIPGEDTKGVIYALDFLKQVNSGVKVSLGNKVAVIGGGNAAVDAARSALRLGAKEVNVIYRRSRAEMPAIPNEVDEMEDEGVKIHYLAAPVEVIAKNGKLGRIKCIRMELGEPDASGRRRPMPIKGSEFDMDVDNVIVAIGQLVEQTKLTANLALTGAGTIAADPITLQTTVAGIFAGGDAVSGPADVIGAIAAGKEAAISIDRYLRGTDLREGRPQERQRVKDVPKEGVEKKPRAVMPSSAVKERVKAFTEVELGFDTKAAVEEANRCLNCAVCSECLECVKACERNAVHHDMKEEIVEIDVGNIIIATGYKEFDPSVIHQYGYGRLDNVITGLEFERFVNATGPTGGKILLKNGSDPERVAIIHCVGSRDINHHEYCSRVCCMYSLKFSHLLREHLPKAEVYEFYIDIRSPGEGFEEFYNRILREGTILYRGRPGEVTDVAETPDEEGKLIVRFENSLIGDKERLPVDMVILSCALEPQKDALEVARMFNISCGSGGFFIGKHPKLDPVATMTDGVFVVGCCQSPKDIPDTVAQASAAAARVLALISKGKVETLATTAVINEEQCSGCRICNALCPYNAISFIEEEKISRTNEALCKGCGACVAACPSSAIKHKHYTTEEIMAQIEGILV